One region of uncultured Methanolobus sp. genomic DNA includes:
- a CDS encoding DUF4411 family protein: MERNVFYVIDTSSLIDMGRNYPIAIFPSFWKKFEELIHHHRIAAPDIVLTELERQDDELTEWAKNHSQILFRDSSDMYFRVIDILSEFPKLIDPNDDHEQADPFLIAMALEITDGPQQTLCDCPEVVIVTQERYNGKRSKKTKIPQVCTHYNIPCIQLLDLITNEGWEF; the protein is encoded by the coding sequence ATGGAGAGGAATGTTTTTTATGTCATTGATACCTCTTCATTGATTGATATGGGTAGAAATTATCCCATAGCCATTTTCCCTTCTTTCTGGAAAAAGTTCGAGGAACTTATCCATCATCATCGAATTGCTGCACCTGATATTGTCCTGACTGAACTGGAACGTCAGGATGATGAACTTACAGAATGGGCGAAAAACCACAGCCAGATTTTATTCCGTGATTCCTCAGACATGTACTTCCGGGTTATAGACATTCTCAGCGAGTTCCCAAAACTTATCGACCCGAACGATGACCACGAACAAGCCGACCCTTTTCTTATCGCTATGGCCCTTGAAATAACAGATGGCCCGCAACAAACCCTGTGCGACTGCCCGGAAGTGGTTATTGTAACCCAGGAACGCTATAACGGTAAAAGATCAAAAAAGACAAAAATCCCACAGGTCTGCACCCATTACAATATCCCCTGCATCCAGCTTTTAGACCTGATAACAAATGAAGGCTGGGAGTTTTAA
- a CDS encoding XRE family transcriptional regulator → MLRYDKQIPVNPEVFRWLRESSGWTYGDISDKLEVSVNQVEDWEKGKKSPTIDNLKVLAKEYKRPLAAFLLSNPGEKQTLPTDYRKLPDGSYSLSKKSLFAIRKARNMQTESSELMENLHQSVEPDVEFVSLKDDPELVSSNEREKMNITLEVQRKWRTPYDAFNGLREIIEHQNILVFQLSADLDDFRGFTLMDTRPFAIVVNSSDIIQARLFSLLHEYAHILLNKPAMCIPHEGEIGIAGKGERERTEAWCNRFAASFLLPTNVIEADFSTFGMENYGKIAGRYKVSLSTTLTRLVSLGLISQTEYRFEINKLQAAESNGEDESKNGGMGETSATKARREKGDSFVSLVLENSQAGYITSSEALNYLDVKTRHMKELTESK, encoded by the coding sequence AGTATTCCGATGGTTAAGAGAAAGTTCAGGATGGACTTACGGAGATATCAGTGATAAGTTAGAGGTATCTGTGAATCAGGTTGAAGACTGGGAAAAGGGAAAGAAATCCCCTACTATTGATAACCTGAAAGTCCTGGCTAAGGAATACAAAAGACCGCTGGCGGCTTTTCTGTTGTCAAATCCTGGAGAGAAGCAGACACTTCCAACTGATTACAGAAAACTGCCTGATGGTTCATACAGTTTATCGAAGAAGAGCCTTTTTGCTATCAGAAAAGCTCGTAATATGCAGACTGAAAGCAGTGAGTTGATGGAAAATCTTCACCAGAGTGTTGAGCCAGATGTGGAATTTGTAAGTCTGAAAGATGACCCGGAACTTGTTTCTTCCAATGAAAGAGAAAAAATGAACATCACTCTTGAAGTACAGCGCAAATGGAGAACTCCTTATGATGCATTCAATGGTCTGAGAGAGATCATTGAACATCAGAACATACTTGTGTTCCAGCTTTCTGCTGATCTGGATGATTTCAGAGGATTTACACTGATGGATACTAGACCATTTGCTATTGTTGTTAATTCCTCGGATATTATTCAAGCACGCTTATTTTCACTTCTTCATGAATATGCCCATATTCTGCTGAATAAGCCTGCTATGTGCATTCCACATGAAGGGGAGATTGGTATTGCCGGCAAAGGTGAGAGGGAAAGGACTGAGGCATGGTGTAACCGTTTTGCAGCTTCTTTTTTGCTCCCGACAAATGTTATTGAAGCTGATTTCTCAACATTTGGAATGGAGAATTATGGCAAGATAGCAGGACGGTATAAAGTGAGTCTTTCAACCACTTTAACCCGACTGGTTTCGCTTGGTCTGATATCTCAGACAGAATACAGGTTTGAGATCAACAAACTTCAGGCTGCTGAATCGAATGGTGAAGATGAAAGCAAAAATGGTGGCATGGGTGAAACTTCGGCAACGAAGGCACGCCGTGAGAAGGGAGACTCATTCGTTTCACTGGTTCTTGAAAATTCGCAGGCGGGCTATATAACAAGCAGTGAAGCACTGAATTATCTGGATGTCAAAACAAGACATATGAAAGAGTTAACCGAGTCAAAATAA
- a CDS encoding restriction endonuclease subunit S produces the protein MLPNGTLLFENSDKFVSEDEFNEKYSHFLIEEGDLLFASSGGSWGKSAWFKNPGYKVMLNTSTIRLCFYSSTFEPNYLKYFLDTSFFKKQMEIQLVGMQPNFGSTHLSRIYIPLPPLAEQKRIVAKVDQLMELCDQLESLQQKKHESRINLNNAALNKMLDAGSPEKFAENWRLVCDNFGLLYDNLENVEKLRQAILQLAVMGKLVEQDDEDEPADILLGKIVIKNKSEKKRFSPIKSNEYPFEIPISWKWVKLSDIVDSRGITYGIVKMGAEDSKGVLALRCSNVKFRRLDLHNVRTVTTQISNKYKRTIIQGGELLMTIRGTLGGCAIAPEHIQGYNIAREIALIPLIKEINNEYMLNVISSPYIQEFNVSKTRGIAYKGLNLKTLADFLIPLPPLAEQQRIVAKVDQLMELCDRLESDIRQAQEDGERLMEAMVNGLLI, from the coding sequence ATTCTTCCAAATGGAACTCTACTTTTTGAAAATTCAGATAAGTTTGTATCAGAGGATGAATTTAATGAAAAATATTCTCATTTTTTAATTGAGGAAGGTGATCTTTTATTTGCATCTTCTGGTGGAAGTTGGGGTAAAAGTGCTTGGTTTAAGAATCCCGGTTATAAAGTAATGCTAAATACGAGTACCATTCGATTATGCTTTTATTCAAGTACATTTGAACCGAACTATCTTAAATATTTCTTAGATACTTCTTTTTTTAAAAAACAAATGGAAATTCAGCTTGTAGGAATGCAACCGAATTTCGGTTCAACTCATCTTAGTAGAATTTATATTCCTCTCCCTCCCCTCGCAGAACAAAAACGCATTGTCGCCAAAGTCGACCAGCTCATGGAACTCTGCGACCAACTTGAATCCCTGCAACAAAAGAAGCATGAAAGCCGTATTAATCTCAACAATGCAGCCCTCAACAAGATGCTCGATGCCGGCAGCCCGGAGAAGTTTGCAGAGAACTGGAGGCTCGTATGTGATAATTTCGGGCTGCTGTATGATAATCTGGAAAACGTGGAAAAACTGAGGCAGGCTATTTTGCAGCTTGCGGTGATGGGGAAGCTCGTGGAGCAGGATGATGAGGATGAGCCTGCTGATATTTTGTTAGGGAAGATTGTAATTAAGAACAAAAGTGAAAAAAAACGATTCTCTCCTATAAAATCCAACGAATATCCATTTGAAATTCCCATTAGTTGGAAATGGGTTAAGTTAAGTGACATTGTTGATTCCAGAGGTATCACTTACGGAATAGTCAAAATGGGTGCTGAAGATTCAAAAGGAGTTCTAGCTTTAAGGTGTAGTAATGTCAAATTTAGACGGCTTGATTTACACAATGTTAGGACAGTAACTACACAAATCTCCAATAAATACAAAAGAACAATCATTCAGGGTGGAGAGTTATTAATGACAATTAGAGGAACTTTGGGTGGTTGTGCAATTGCTCCAGAACATATTCAGGGTTATAATATAGCTAGGGAAATTGCCTTAATTCCTTTAATCAAAGAAATTAATAATGAATATATGTTGAATGTAATTTCTTCGCCATATATACAAGAGTTTAATGTTAGCAAAACTAGAGGAATTGCGTATAAAGGTTTGAACTTAAAAACATTAGCTGATTTTTTAATTCCTCTCCCACCCCTCGCAGAACAACAGCGCATCGTTGCCAAAGTCGATCAACTTATGGAACTCTGCGACCGGCTTGAATCTGACATAAGGCAGGCGCAGGAGGATGGGGAGAGGTTGATGGAAGCTATGGTTAATGGGCTTTTAATCTGA